In Thermospira aquatica, the following proteins share a genomic window:
- a CDS encoding fibronectin type III domain-containing protein — translation MRNALIFFLLPVLLWGTTFEPIEKKTFSLATMEWYHIQNLQIVSQKNALYLKLQEEKPASDLNQDLFLDFESEKPLLKNYQITYENYIPNAFQTKSSKKSAKFFTKNHSLRLLPKSTAILRPGSILGSFTIEFWAYFYQIYEGQSIAEFMGNNLGEEKDQNNYGLSISIKNNRLTYRFENFFWDGDESYSFEITEDHPIALNKWEHHAVSFNILDGKLATYREGIEQQIIWVTRNRRPRSPILIPMVKEEVPASLTLGRGGFFSLDNFAILSIYKDEYNIQNYHQKPAEMITTVQKMPFLFEIKGLEILSKNPEEPFLLKIAYRISNQPFSPSDTTLPWVYLPAKANEFPSEMRVGKYIQFKIQYFPYEKNQTTPLLSSLSLQYTIYEKPITPIILSSEAGDGTITLSWLPSPEENLIGYEIYYGERSQEYDGISSQAGPSPIFLPYKQQGKLQPITYTLTGLANDRAYFVSVRAVDKWGQKSEFSQEIVLLPSDIHKTPRYSVK, via the coding sequence ATGAGGAATGCTCTCATATTTTTCCTTCTTCCAGTGCTCCTGTGGGGCACCACGTTTGAACCCATAGAAAAAAAGACCTTTTCGCTCGCTACCATGGAGTGGTACCATATCCAAAATCTTCAAATTGTTAGCCAAAAAAACGCCCTCTACCTCAAACTTCAGGAAGAAAAACCCGCCTCTGATCTCAATCAGGACCTTTTTCTGGACTTCGAATCAGAAAAACCCCTTCTCAAAAACTATCAAATCACCTACGAAAACTACATCCCCAACGCCTTTCAAACCAAAAGCAGCAAAAAAAGTGCCAAATTCTTCACCAAAAATCACAGTCTCCGCCTCCTTCCCAAAAGCACTGCCATCCTGCGTCCTGGCTCCATTCTAGGAAGCTTTACCATCGAATTTTGGGCTTATTTTTACCAGATATACGAAGGCCAATCCATCGCGGAATTCATGGGCAACAATCTCGGGGAAGAAAAAGACCAAAACAACTATGGACTAAGCATCAGTATCAAAAACAACCGCCTCACCTATCGCTTTGAAAATTTCTTCTGGGATGGAGATGAAAGCTACTCCTTTGAAATCACGGAGGACCACCCTATAGCGCTCAACAAGTGGGAACATCACGCAGTTTCATTCAATATCCTGGATGGCAAACTCGCTACCTATCGAGAGGGAATAGAACAGCAAATCATCTGGGTAACCCGAAACCGTCGCCCTCGTTCCCCCATTCTCATCCCCATGGTAAAGGAAGAAGTCCCGGCTTCTCTCACGTTAGGCAGAGGTGGATTTTTCTCGCTGGATAATTTTGCTATCCTCTCCATCTACAAAGACGAATACAACATACAAAACTATCACCAAAAACCCGCAGAAATGATCACTACCGTTCAAAAAATGCCCTTTCTTTTTGAGATAAAAGGGCTAGAGATTCTCTCAAAAAACCCCGAGGAACCATTCCTTCTCAAGATAGCCTACCGTATATCCAACCAACCCTTTTCTCCCTCTGATACCACCCTTCCCTGGGTATACCTCCCTGCCAAAGCAAACGAATTTCCTTCTGAGATGCGCGTCGGAAAATACATCCAGTTCAAAATCCAGTATTTCCCTTATGAAAAAAATCAAACAACCCCACTTTTATCAAGCCTCTCATTACAATACACCATCTACGAAAAACCCATTACGCCGATTATTCTTTCCTCAGAAGCCGGTGATGGGACGATAACTTTATCGTGGCTTCCATCCCCTGAAGAAAATTTGATAGGATACGAGATCTATTACGGCGAACGTTCTCAAGAATACGATGGCATATCCAGCCAGGCTGGTCCTTCGCCCATTTTTCTCCCGTACAAACAACAGGGAAAACTCCAGCCCATCACCTACACACTTACCGGTCTTGCCAACGACAGAGCATATTTTGTTTCGGTACGAGCCGTAGACAAATGGGGACAAAAATCCGAATTTTCACAGGAAATTGTCCTTTTACCAAGCGACATCCACAAAACACCACGATACAGCGTCAAATAA
- a CDS encoding TIGR03960 family B12-binding radical SAM protein: protein MVDFRFIEQHILPYVEKPARYTGGEVHSIQKSHKGRTTLALVYPDIYEIGISNLGIRILYDLVNRDERFVCERAYTPWLDMEDLLRKHRIPLYSLESKTPLAHFDVVGFSFQYELLYTNFLTVLDLAGIPFLSSERTEDHPLIIAGGPVTGNIEPVADFLDAVCVGDGETALLEMMEVLHNHPHASRKEILSMFADIPGVYVPSLYTLSKENGFVIPKGKPVIVRREPDLENIPFVTKQLIPNCQAIQDRAVVEVARGCTRGCRFCQAGVHYRPVRERSIATILQLSREVIRETGYREFSLISLSISDYSALADLLPLLHEQFSPHGISFSLPSLRLDSFTIDLAKSVQEIRKSGLTFAVEGATDEIRRAINKTVTTDNLCEVISIAQKLGWKSVKLYFMIGLPYTTPSEEVLGIQHLLESLSQKFPSITITASVAVFIPKPHTPFQWAGQMDPDEALSHFQNLIHIFRHKKKIQIRYNHPHLSFLEGVFSQGDRQLGQVIQLAWKRGARFDGWNDQIQIELWKSCFEELGIDPWMYLRPKNLDAPLPWQIIKTTSETFLKRENEKASQHIFSDDCRDRCSNQCEVCDFRIIRPRNAQEKQAMIDPHFLSNLSIDASPQAILRFSFEKKDLARYISPTDLEETLSRAVIRANLPVCYTQGFNPHFRFAFLWALPLGFESFMELAEVNIWQTLPPEEWIHRFNEVLPEGLKINGARTLLLGTPSLSQQAKNHLCTLQIEGPSLYPSLQHIPEDALVIKKTKSGEKALPIRKYLLHLESEKTTRVTFLLEDGGLRVQDVVEAVTGVPLPEMLRFSPTIVSRHLIQNGANIPLLDL, encoded by the coding sequence ATGGTAGACTTTCGTTTCATCGAACAACATATCCTCCCCTATGTCGAGAAACCTGCCCGCTACACTGGAGGAGAGGTTCACAGTATCCAAAAATCCCACAAGGGTCGAACCACCCTCGCTCTGGTTTATCCCGATATCTACGAGATAGGTATATCCAACCTTGGGATACGCATTCTCTACGATCTCGTCAACAGGGATGAACGATTCGTCTGCGAGAGAGCTTACACCCCCTGGTTAGACATGGAAGATCTCCTTCGAAAACATCGCATCCCCCTCTACTCCCTCGAAAGCAAAACACCCCTCGCGCATTTTGACGTGGTGGGATTCAGTTTCCAGTACGAACTTCTCTACACAAACTTCCTCACCGTTCTTGATCTTGCCGGCATTCCCTTTCTCTCATCCGAACGCACTGAGGATCATCCCCTTATCATTGCCGGCGGACCGGTGACAGGCAATATTGAACCCGTAGCTGATTTTCTTGACGCCGTATGTGTAGGCGATGGAGAGACTGCCCTGCTAGAAATGATGGAAGTGCTCCACAACCATCCACATGCTTCCAGAAAAGAGATTCTCTCCATGTTTGCTGATATCCCGGGGGTATACGTACCCTCCCTTTATACACTCAGCAAAGAGAATGGTTTTGTTATCCCAAAGGGAAAACCCGTCATCGTTCGCCGCGAACCCGATCTCGAGAACATTCCTTTTGTCACCAAACAGCTTATCCCAAACTGCCAGGCTATCCAAGATAGAGCTGTTGTAGAGGTTGCTCGTGGTTGCACGAGAGGATGCCGATTCTGTCAGGCCGGTGTTCATTATCGTCCGGTGAGAGAACGCAGCATCGCGACCATTCTCCAGCTCTCCCGGGAAGTGATCCGAGAGACAGGTTACCGGGAATTTTCTCTTATCAGTCTATCCATTAGTGACTACTCCGCTCTGGCTGACCTTCTCCCCCTGCTTCATGAGCAGTTTTCCCCCCACGGGATATCTTTTTCCCTCCCAAGCCTGCGGCTGGATTCTTTTACCATCGATCTGGCAAAAAGTGTTCAGGAAATACGCAAATCCGGGCTCACCTTTGCCGTAGAAGGCGCAACCGATGAGATACGCCGAGCTATCAACAAAACCGTCACCACCGATAACCTCTGCGAGGTCATCTCCATCGCTCAAAAACTCGGCTGGAAATCCGTCAAGCTCTATTTCATGATAGGGCTCCCCTACACTACACCAAGTGAAGAAGTGCTGGGCATCCAACATCTTCTCGAGAGTCTTTCCCAAAAGTTTCCCTCTATCACCATCACAGCAAGTGTAGCTGTCTTCATCCCCAAACCCCACACCCCCTTCCAATGGGCTGGACAAATGGACCCGGATGAAGCCCTCTCCCATTTCCAGAACCTCATCCACATTTTCCGGCACAAGAAAAAAATCCAGATCCGGTACAACCATCCCCACTTAAGCTTTCTCGAGGGTGTCTTTTCCCAGGGGGATCGGCAGCTCGGACAGGTCATCCAACTCGCCTGGAAACGAGGAGCCCGTTTTGACGGATGGAACGACCAGATCCAGATAGAGCTGTGGAAAAGCTGTTTTGAAGAGCTTGGCATTGACCCCTGGATGTATCTCCGCCCAAAAAACCTGGATGCCCCCCTTCCCTGGCAGATCATCAAAACAACCTCAGAAACCTTCCTCAAAAGAGAAAACGAAAAAGCCTCTCAGCATATATTTTCCGACGACTGCCGAGACAGGTGCAGCAACCAGTGTGAGGTATGTGATTTCCGCATTATTCGGCCAAGAAACGCTCAAGAAAAACAAGCCATGATAGATCCCCATTTTCTTTCCAATCTCTCCATCGATGCCTCCCCTCAAGCTATCCTCAGATTCTCCTTTGAAAAGAAAGATCTTGCCCGCTATATCTCCCCCACCGACCTCGAAGAAACCCTCTCCAGGGCTGTCATCCGCGCCAACCTCCCCGTTTGCTACACCCAGGGATTCAACCCTCATTTTCGGTTTGCCTTTCTCTGGGCTCTCCCTCTCGGCTTCGAAAGCTTCATGGAGCTCGCCGAAGTAAACATATGGCAAACACTTCCCCCCGAAGAATGGATCCATCGCTTCAACGAAGTCTTACCAGAGGGACTGAAGATCAATGGTGCCAGAACCCTTCTCCTCGGCACCCCTTCTCTCAGCCAACAAGCCAAAAACCACCTCTGCACCCTCCAGATTGAGGGACCATCTCTTTATCCCTCTCTTCAGCACATCCCTGAGGATGCCCTTGTCATCAAAAAAACCAAATCAGGGGAAAAAGCTCTGCCCATCCGAAAGTACCTCCTTCACCTCGAATCTGAAAAAACCACCCGAGTCACCTTTCTTCTCGAAGACGGGGGGCTCCGTGTCCAGGATGTGGTCGAAGCTGTCACAGGGGTACCATTACCGGAGATGTTACGCTTTTCTCCCACGATAGTTTCTCGCCACCTTATCCAAAATGGCGCAAACATCCCTCTGCTGGATCTCTAA
- a CDS encoding helix-turn-helix domain-containing protein — protein MREVITMTLKAQKRAKILEMVKNKKIKQKDAAIILGICRRQLIRIFKEYLSKGDEALNHKLIGKPGITEFSSDIKEKLCR, from the coding sequence ATGAGAGAGGTGATAACGATGACACTTAAAGCACAGAAGAGGGCAAAAATACTGGAGATGGTAAAGAACAAGAAAATCAAGCAGAAAGATGCTGCAATAATACTGGGGATTTGCAGAAGGCAACTTATTCGAATTTTTAAAGAATATTTATCAAAGGGTGATGAAGCCCTCAATCACAAATTAATAGGCAAACCGGGAATCACAGAATTTAGCAGTGATATCAAAGAGAAATTATGCAGATAG
- the cas4 gene encoding CRISPR-associated protein Cas4 produces MKEIFFTPSDVIEYLFCPRFTYFMEVLKIPQQEQTREKVLIGRSLHKKKQKENTTYLRKRLSIKEKIVNAYLISPRYHIKGIVDELLFTKNNQAIIIDYKFAEYKEYLYDTYRTQLAMYGLCVRDIYQREIKRGFIVFTRSSNKMVEVSLSEEDYHHVLHIIHNMLKIIEFEYFPPVKKNQNKCIDCTYQKICV; encoded by the coding sequence ATGAAAGAGATCTTCTTCACCCCGTCAGATGTCATAGAATACCTCTTCTGTCCCAGGTTTACCTATTTCATGGAAGTTCTCAAAATTCCCCAACAAGAGCAAACACGAGAAAAAGTCCTGATCGGAAGAAGTCTCCATAAAAAAAAACAAAAAGAAAACACAACCTACCTCAGAAAAAGGCTCTCCATCAAAGAAAAAATAGTCAATGCCTATCTCATCTCCCCACGCTACCACATCAAAGGCATCGTCGATGAACTCTTATTCACCAAAAACAACCAAGCAATCATTATAGACTACAAATTCGCTGAATACAAAGAGTACCTTTACGATACATACCGAACCCAATTAGCCATGTATGGACTGTGTGTAAGGGATATCTATCAACGAGAGATAAAAAGAGGTTTCATAGTTTTCACAAGAAGCTCAAACAAAATGGTAGAAGTTTCTCTCTCTGAAGAAGACTACCACCACGTCCTGCATATAATACATAATATGCTCAAAATTATTGAATTTGAATACTTTCCCCCTGTCAAAAAAAACCAAAACAAATGCATTGATTGCACCTACCAAAAAATATGTGTATAA
- the cas2 gene encoding CRISPR-associated endonuclease Cas2, with amino-acid sequence MIVYIVYDIESTKAGNRRRNKIVKKLETIGLYRIQKSVFVGNINKNEIDEMAVFCERLIKEALKNEERDALSDKIYIFPVSQENFENVRMIGEEFDKDMVSDKIKALII; translated from the coding sequence ATGATAGTATACATAGTCTATGACATCGAAAGCACCAAAGCCGGAAACAGAAGACGAAACAAAATAGTAAAAAAACTTGAAACAATAGGCTTATACAGGATCCAAAAATCTGTATTCGTAGGCAATATAAACAAAAACGAAATTGACGAGATGGCTGTCTTCTGTGAACGTCTCATTAAAGAAGCTCTCAAAAACGAAGAAAGAGACGCTCTTTCTGACAAAATCTATATTTTCCCCGTCTCACAAGAAAATTTTGAAAACGTTCGAATGATTGGCGAAGAGTTTGACAAAGATATGGTGTCAGACAAAATCAAAGCCCTGATAATATAA
- the cas1 gene encoding CRISPR-associated endonuclease Cas1: MLLFLVTFGSFLHVRDGLITVKIGEKGEEKRFSPKKIESIFITSGAAISTDVISLCYENNIDIVFLNKFGDPISRVWHSKLGSTTLIRKKQLEISTGETGTKYARYFINKKFENQLEWIEKLIKTRPNHKNILQNLQETIIKHKNSLNEVNGTIEEIRNTLLGIEGSVGREYFKTISQLLPESFQFEERSRNPAKDEFNAALNYHYGILYSLVEKACILAGIDPFIGIMHVDNYNKKSFVFDAIEMVRIYAEESTLYLFSNRKLGKKDFQKLQNGVLIEDNGKKTIIEHFTAFLDEPIRYRGRNIKRKHMPLFELRHLANEWLQNEREQFEKLEIEEV; encoded by the coding sequence ATGCTTCTCTTCCTCGTTACCTTTGGATCCTTCCTCCATGTACGAGATGGTCTCATCACTGTCAAAATAGGAGAAAAAGGAGAAGAAAAGCGATTCTCCCCCAAAAAGATAGAAAGCATCTTCATAACCTCCGGAGCCGCCATCTCAACAGACGTCATCTCTCTCTGTTATGAAAACAACATTGATATTGTTTTTCTCAACAAATTTGGTGACCCTATAAGTAGAGTATGGCACAGCAAACTTGGTTCCACTACTCTCATCAGAAAAAAGCAGTTAGAAATTAGTACTGGAGAGACTGGTACAAAATACGCCAGATACTTTATTAACAAAAAATTTGAAAATCAACTTGAATGGATAGAAAAACTCATAAAAACCCGTCCCAACCACAAAAACATTCTTCAAAACCTCCAAGAAACCATCATCAAACATAAAAACAGTTTAAACGAAGTAAACGGTACCATAGAAGAAATACGAAACACTCTTCTTGGCATTGAAGGATCAGTTGGAAGAGAGTACTTCAAAACCATAAGTCAACTTTTGCCTGAAAGCTTTCAATTCGAGGAGAGAAGTCGAAATCCAGCAAAAGATGAATTTAACGCTGCTTTGAACTATCATTATGGTATCTTATACAGTCTCGTAGAAAAAGCTTGCATACTTGCTGGAATAGATCCTTTCATAGGTATCATGCATGTCGATAACTACAATAAAAAAAGCTTTGTCTTTGATGCCATCGAGATGGTCAGAATCTACGCCGAAGAAAGCACTCTCTATCTTTTTTCAAACAGGAAACTAGGAAAGAAAGACTTCCAAAAACTTCAGAATGGTGTGTTGATTGAAGACAATGGGAAAAAGACCATCATCGAACATTTCACAGCCTTTTTAGACGAACCTATCCGTTATCGAGGAAGAAACATCAAAAGAAAACATATGCCCCTTTTTGAATTGAGACATCTCGCCAACGAATGGCTCCAAAACGAAAGAGAACAATTTGAAAAACTTGAAATAGAGGAGGTATAA
- the cas3 gene encoding CRISPR-associated helicase Cas3': MCSSNLYSHPDVLLEDHLIGVAQFSELFLCEKPPEIQEELRDIVKIIALTHDIGKATSYFQCYLKANDKEKEEIKKKKETHHSLFSAICAYFIVKEKRAEKFFPLFSYIAVKRHHGDLIDVLDEISLFTDEEKKLLLQQLDSIDEKSFKKLASKLKKEGLPIFLTKECIRGWIENFPEELKKLKKEVRNLDKDVRHYLYLNFLYSLLLDADKNEVVVKTRDIFERKTFNTSDWVNNYKKNKKFDFSSINPLREEAYQEVMSKEISLDKKIYSLNLPTGLGKTLISLSFALKLREKLKNEKNIHPRIIYALPFLSIIEQNFSVFESVIKSNHLEPTSDILLKHHHLSGISYQKENNEFETDEAKILIEGWNSEIIVTTFMQLFHTLISNQNKNLRKFHKLSNSIIILDEVQSIPIKYWSLLQTIMKKLSDSLNVYIIFATATEPLIFEKNEITSLVNKDSYFSSLNRVLLIPVLDKSRTLEELFNYFQLDNGKSYLFIFNTIASAKRFYEMIENLSISHTFLSTHITPRERLQRIREIKANMYQVVITTQLVEAGVDIDFDIVVRDMAPLDSINQAAGRCNRNNNSKSKGVVYVFELKDDNDRTYASYIYDCVLLDITKKILSEKEEIKEDEFLKLIEDYYNETKNKKTQNVSKNLLEAIEKLKYDTEDKNVPSISAFKLIEEDYNKIDVFIEFDDIAKGVWQDFLKIKEIGNRFLKKQHFDSIKDQFYQYVICVPASIKNSLELVNGIYYLSNDKLREFYDLETGFITEGMTSSAVVL; encoded by the coding sequence TTGTGTTCTTCTAATCTTTATTCTCATCCTGACGTACTACTTGAAGACCATCTAATAGGTGTAGCTCAGTTCTCAGAGTTATTCCTTTGTGAAAAACCACCAGAGATACAAGAAGAACTTAGAGACATCGTAAAAATTATCGCTCTTACTCACGACATAGGCAAGGCAACATCTTATTTTCAATGTTATCTAAAAGCTAATGATAAAGAAAAAGAAGAAATCAAGAAAAAAAAAGAAACTCACCACAGTCTTTTTTCAGCTATCTGTGCTTATTTTATCGTAAAAGAAAAAAGAGCTGAAAAATTTTTTCCTCTTTTTAGTTATATTGCAGTAAAAAGGCACCATGGAGATCTTATAGATGTTTTAGATGAGATTTCACTCTTTACTGACGAGGAGAAAAAACTTCTCCTTCAGCAACTTGATAGTATTGATGAGAAGTCGTTTAAAAAACTTGCCTCTAAACTTAAAAAAGAAGGGCTTCCCATATTTCTCACAAAAGAGTGTATTCGAGGTTGGATAGAAAACTTTCCAGAAGAACTGAAGAAATTAAAGAAAGAAGTAAGAAATCTAGATAAAGATGTTAGACATTATCTCTATTTAAATTTCCTTTATTCTTTGCTACTTGATGCAGACAAGAATGAAGTAGTAGTAAAAACTCGGGATATTTTTGAAAGAAAGACATTCAACACCTCCGATTGGGTAAATAATTACAAAAAAAATAAAAAATTTGATTTTTCAAGTATAAATCCACTGAGAGAAGAAGCTTATCAAGAAGTTATGAGTAAGGAGATCTCTTTAGATAAAAAAATCTATTCTCTCAATCTTCCGACTGGTCTGGGAAAGACTTTGATCTCTTTATCCTTTGCATTAAAGCTCAGAGAAAAATTGAAAAATGAAAAGAATATACATCCTCGAATCATCTATGCCTTGCCATTTCTCAGTATTATTGAGCAAAACTTCAGTGTTTTTGAATCTGTGATAAAATCAAACCATCTTGAACCTACTTCTGACATTTTATTAAAACATCATCATCTCTCAGGGATTTCTTATCAAAAAGAAAACAACGAATTCGAGACAGACGAAGCAAAAATTCTTATAGAAGGATGGAACTCTGAAATAATAGTAACAACCTTCATGCAACTATTTCATACTTTGATTTCCAATCAAAACAAAAATCTTAGAAAATTTCATAAACTTTCTAACTCTATTATTATACTCGATGAAGTTCAATCTATACCTATAAAGTATTGGTCATTACTACAAACTATTATGAAGAAACTTTCTGATAGCTTAAATGTCTATATCATATTTGCTACTGCAACAGAGCCCTTGATATTTGAAAAAAATGAAATCACAAGCCTTGTAAATAAAGATTCATATTTTTCCAGTCTAAACAGAGTTTTATTAATACCCGTTTTAGATAAATCAAGAACATTAGAAGAGCTTTTTAATTATTTTCAATTAGATAATGGAAAATCTTACCTATTTATTTTTAATACTATTGCTTCGGCAAAAAGATTTTATGAGATGATCGAAAATCTATCCATATCCCATACTTTCCTTTCTACTCATATAACTCCCAGAGAAAGATTGCAACGTATTCGAGAGATTAAAGCCAATATGTACCAAGTTGTTATCACTACACAACTCGTAGAAGCAGGAGTGGACATAGATTTTGATATTGTAGTAAGAGATATGGCACCACTGGATTCTATTAACCAGGCAGCGGGAAGATGTAATAGAAATAACAATTCTAAAAGTAAAGGAGTGGTCTATGTTTTTGAACTAAAGGATGATAACGATCGTACCTATGCTTCCTATATATACGATTGTGTCTTGCTTGATATAACTAAAAAAATTCTTTCAGAAAAAGAGGAAATAAAAGAAGATGAATTTTTGAAACTGATAGAAGATTATTACAATGAAACCAAAAACAAGAAAACACAAAATGTATCAAAAAATCTTTTAGAAGCCATTGAAAAACTTAAATATGATACTGAGGATAAGAATGTACCCTCCATTTCTGCATTTAAGCTCATAGAAGAAGATTATAACAAAATAGATGTTTTCATAGAATTCGATGATATAGCAAAAGGTGTTTGGCAAGATTTTCTAAAAATAAAAGAAATAGGCAACCGATTTTTGAAAAAACAACACTTTGACTCGATAAAAGACCAATTTTATCAATACGTCATATGTGTACCAGCAAGTATAAAAAACTCTCTAGAACTTGTTAATGGAATTTACTACTTAAGTAATGATAAACTCCGTGAATTTTATGATTTAGAGACTGGTTTTATTACGGAAGGCATGACTTCTTCAGCCGTTGTGTTGTAA
- the cas5b gene encoding type I-B CRISPR-associated protein Cas5b, whose protein sequence is MKVLVFDIWGDYGHFRKFYTTTSPLTFSFPPPPTIAGILGAIYGTDKNSNEYLKVFGTEKCKIALQILSPVKKVRMGLNLLETKGTNLRLPMSDKNLAPRTQIRTEFLKDPCFRIYISHEDEQVFNKLSEGIQEHKSVYTVSLGLSELLANFKYVGLYDSYEKTSNKAVELCTPVTVDKLIEDKIEIEQNKKYFKEKIPIKMNQERIVEKYEDVIFESDGKTLKATVKSYYQLEQGVNIVFF, encoded by the coding sequence ATGAAAGTCTTAGTCTTTGATATATGGGGAGACTACGGGCATTTTCGTAAATTTTATACTACTACATCACCTCTTACTTTTTCATTTCCTCCACCACCAACAATTGCTGGTATCTTAGGAGCTATATATGGTACAGATAAAAACTCGAACGAATATCTAAAAGTATTTGGAACTGAAAAATGTAAAATTGCTTTGCAAATACTCAGCCCTGTAAAGAAGGTAAGAATGGGGCTTAATCTCTTGGAGACAAAGGGAACAAATTTAAGACTTCCCATGAGTGATAAAAATCTTGCACCTCGCACACAGATAAGGACAGAATTTCTTAAAGACCCTTGTTTTAGAATTTATATAAGCCATGAGGATGAACAGGTCTTTAATAAACTCTCTGAAGGTATCCAAGAACACAAATCTGTTTACACAGTCTCTCTCGGCTTGAGTGAGCTTCTTGCTAACTTTAAATATGTTGGGCTTTACGATTCTTATGAGAAAACGAGTAATAAAGCGGTAGAGCTATGTACTCCTGTTACAGTGGATAAATTGATTGAAGACAAGATTGAGATCGAACAGAACAAGAAATATTTTAAGGAGAAAATTCCTATTAAAATGAATCAAGAACGAATAGTAGAAAAATATGAAGATGTAATTTTTGAGTCTGATGGAAAAACTCTCAAAGCAACCGTAAAAAGCTATTATCAACTGGAACAAGGGGTAAACATTGTGTTCTTCTAA
- the cas7b gene encoding type I-B CRISPR-associated protein Cas7/Csh2 yields the protein MSELVKNRSEILFLYDVKDANPNGDPVDENKPRIDEETGVNIVTDVRLKRTIRDYLHKYKGKDIFIREIRDEKGMLKTKEDRLKDFESNPEKVIRNCIDIRLFGATTAVENQTMALTGPVQFKYGRSLHKVDLTYIKGTTVMPSAAGRKQGTFMERYILPYSLIAFYGIVNEKVAVNQGIELKEEDVSLMLEGIWNGTKNLTSASKFGQMPRLLMQVIYKGENFYIGELDKRISLKTDKNPESIRDISEVKIDITKLVEILNSYKDKIEKIRLKVDDRVTFIANGTDVDLKSALSAFTIEELTF from the coding sequence ATGTCAGAATTGGTCAAAAACCGTTCAGAGATTTTGTTTCTTTATGATGTGAAAGATGCTAATCCAAATGGAGATCCTGTAGATGAAAACAAACCAAGAATTGATGAGGAAACAGGTGTGAATATTGTTACAGACGTAAGGTTAAAGAGGACTATCAGAGATTATCTCCATAAGTATAAAGGGAAAGATATTTTTATCCGTGAGATACGAGATGAAAAAGGTATGTTAAAAACAAAAGAAGACAGATTAAAGGATTTTGAGAGTAATCCAGAAAAGGTGATAAGAAATTGTATTGATATAAGATTATTCGGCGCCACTACAGCAGTGGAGAATCAAACAATGGCATTAACAGGACCAGTTCAATTCAAATACGGCAGATCACTCCATAAAGTTGACCTTACTTACATAAAAGGGACTACAGTTATGCCATCAGCAGCGGGACGGAAGCAAGGCACATTTATGGAAAGGTATATCTTACCGTATTCTCTTATAGCTTTTTATGGCATTGTTAATGAAAAGGTAGCAGTGAATCAAGGAATAGAACTAAAAGAAGAAGATGTTTCTTTAATGCTTGAGGGTATCTGGAATGGCACTAAGAATCTTACTTCGGCCTCGAAATTCGGACAAATGCCAAGGTTACTTATGCAAGTAATTTATAAGGGAGAAAATTTCTACATAGGAGAGTTAGATAAACGTATATCATTGAAGACCGACAAAAATCCTGAATCTATCCGTGATATTTCAGAAGTCAAAATTGACATCACAAAACTTGTGGAAATACTGAACTCCTATAAGGACAAAATTGAAAAGATACGGCTAAAGGTTGACGATAGGGTTACTTTTATAGCAAATGGCACAGATGTTGATTTAAAATCAGCGTTAAGTGCTTTTACCATTGAAGAGCTTACTTTTTGA